Proteins encoded together in one Luteimonas fraxinea window:
- a CDS encoding SirB1 family protein, with product MSDAVQLPEWASLSGTADAAMPLFACALLIARDEYPALDVAHCDAVLASHARHLRIEVDTIGQMPLKMQAINRHLFEEIGYAGNHDTYYDPRNSYLNAVIERRLGNPIMLAVVQMEVARRLGVALDGISFPGHFLVRLPVGDGMLVMDPFNGGRPLDIEELRSRAAPHVDGGPPDDDTLARLLRPATPRMMLMRMLRNLHGTYAEVEDWVRAVRCADRLLSLAPDAPDALRDRGLGYLALGHVTGAREDLGHYVVRYPDAADVDAVREQLVHIGRARDRAH from the coding sequence ATGAGTGATGCAGTGCAACTGCCCGAGTGGGCATCGTTGTCGGGCACCGCGGATGCAGCGATGCCGCTGTTCGCGTGCGCGCTGTTGATCGCACGCGACGAGTACCCCGCGCTCGACGTTGCGCATTGCGATGCGGTGCTGGCGTCGCATGCCCGGCATCTGCGGATCGAAGTCGACACGATCGGGCAGATGCCGCTGAAGATGCAGGCAATCAACCGGCATCTGTTCGAAGAGATCGGCTATGCCGGCAACCACGACACCTATTACGACCCGCGCAACAGCTATCTCAATGCGGTGATCGAACGCCGGCTCGGCAATCCGATCATGCTGGCTGTGGTGCAGATGGAGGTCGCGCGCCGGCTCGGCGTGGCGCTGGACGGCATTTCCTTCCCCGGCCACTTCCTAGTCCGGCTGCCGGTCGGTGACGGCATGCTGGTGATGGATCCGTTCAACGGCGGTCGGCCGCTGGATATCGAAGAACTGCGTTCACGCGCCGCGCCGCACGTCGACGGCGGTCCGCCGGACGACGACACGCTGGCCCGGCTGCTGCGCCCGGCCACACCACGGATGATGCTGATGCGGATGCTGCGCAACCTGCACGGCACCTACGCCGAGGTGGAAGACTGGGTGCGCGCCGTGCGTTGCGCCGATCGGTTGCTGTCGCTGGCGCCCGACGCACCCGATGCCCTGCGCGACCGCGGTCTGGGCTATCTGGCCCTGGGCCATGTCACGGGTGCACGCGAGGATCTGGGGCATTACGTGGTCCGCTACCCGGACGCCGCCGATGTGGATGCGGTGCGCGAGCAGCTGGTCCACATCGGACGCGCGCGCGATCGCGCGCACTAG
- a CDS encoding DUF192 domain-containing protein, with product MRALRLLLLSLLASCLLPACASGGDWVELAGNRYTVEIAATDEARARGLMFRDTLEEGHGMLFIHDSEAPQAYWMKNTRIALDILYFDDARRLVSQQRDVPPCSAGNRCPPYPSTGPARYVLELNAGEAKRIGLKDGETLTLSPSIPAP from the coding sequence ATGCGCGCTCTCCGTCTTCTTCTGCTCTCTCTGCTTGCCTCCTGTCTGCTGCCTGCCTGTGCGAGTGGTGGTGATTGGGTGGAGCTTGCGGGCAACCGCTACACCGTCGAGATCGCTGCGACGGATGAGGCCCGCGCACGCGGCCTGATGTTCCGCGACACGCTCGAAGAGGGCCACGGCATGCTCTTCATTCATGACAGTGAGGCGCCGCAGGCCTACTGGATGAAGAACACGCGGATCGCGCTCGACATCCTCTACTTCGACGATGCACGCAGGCTGGTGTCGCAGCAGCGCGACGTGCCGCCGTGTTCTGCCGGCAATCGCTGCCCGCCTTATCCGAGCACAGGCCCTGCGCGCTATGTGCTGGAGCTCAATGCAGGTGAAGCGAAGCGCATCGGCCTGAAGGACGGCGAGACGCTGACGCTGTCGCCTTCGATTCCGGCACCCTGA